From Thalassococcus sp. S3, one genomic window encodes:
- a CDS encoding arylsulfotransferase family protein produces the protein MKKSSGDRWGGILFAISLAFLSMLYGIVSSWWGWFPAIQIGEAHRTMLELRTNWRNDFGLQPTRHLVEPIAPRPEGEDGFTLHRDGDAQPGYILITGLNPDPDGTFHMVTLYDGTGQQVHQWPIRYDQIDPEGKKPQNVMLHGMEVFEDGSIVATFDSGSAITRLDPCGEQIWTRIGNFHHSIARDGQGAIVTWQDERVVWLDETTGEEMRGLDLHTDIIPAGDGAQRGYFDLRTVTQNKLETPLRYLEDPFHPNDAEPLTPDLADVFPMFEVGDVMISLRELNMIAVVDPDTGLMRWWQHGPWMKQHDPDFEPDGTISVYDNATGTGASKIWSVDPSTRELRTLFSGSEDVPFYSWQRGKHQLLENGNILLVEPEHGRALEVAPDGQPVWERHVIWDDTYNTVITEARHVPADFFENGVPSCEAVTDTASLVNDLPRLE, from the coding sequence GTGAAGAAATCATCTGGTGATCGGTGGGGCGGCATTCTTTTCGCGATCTCGCTGGCGTTTCTGAGCATGTTGTACGGTATCGTGTCTTCGTGGTGGGGCTGGTTTCCGGCGATCCAGATCGGCGAAGCCCATCGCACAATGCTTGAATTACGGACCAATTGGCGCAACGATTTTGGCCTTCAACCCACGCGCCACCTTGTCGAGCCCATCGCGCCGCGGCCGGAAGGCGAGGACGGTTTCACCCTGCATCGCGACGGGGATGCGCAGCCGGGATATATCCTCATCACGGGCCTCAATCCTGATCCCGATGGAACGTTTCACATGGTCACGCTCTATGACGGGACCGGGCAGCAGGTGCATCAATGGCCGATCCGGTACGACCAGATCGACCCGGAAGGCAAGAAACCGCAGAACGTGATGCTGCATGGCATGGAGGTCTTCGAAGACGGCTCGATCGTTGCCACGTTCGACAGCGGTTCGGCCATCACGCGTCTGGATCCGTGTGGCGAGCAGATCTGGACCCGGATCGGCAATTTCCACCATTCCATCGCTCGCGATGGTCAAGGCGCCATCGTGACCTGGCAGGACGAACGTGTTGTCTGGCTGGACGAGACAACCGGCGAGGAGATGCGCGGGCTCGACCTTCACACGGATATCATACCGGCAGGCGACGGGGCACAGCGCGGTTACTTCGATCTCAGAACTGTCACGCAGAACAAACTTGAGACGCCTCTGCGGTATCTCGAAGATCCCTTTCACCCGAACGATGCGGAACCACTGACGCCTGACCTCGCCGATGTTTTCCCTATGTTCGAGGTTGGAGATGTTATGATCAGCCTGCGGGAGCTGAATATGATTGCCGTTGTCGACCCCGATACGGGCCTGATGCGGTGGTGGCAGCACGGCCCGTGGATGAAGCAACACGATCCGGATTTCGAGCCGGACGGCACCATCAGCGTCTATGACAACGCCACTGGCACAGGTGCCTCCAAGATCTGGTCGGTTGATCCCTCAACCAGAGAGCTGCGAACCCTCTTCTCCGGGTCCGAGGACGTGCCATTTTACAGCTGGCAGCGCGGCAAGCATCAGCTTTTGGAGAACGGCAATATCCTTTTGGTGGAGCCGGAGCATGGCCGGGCCCTTGAGGTTGCGCCTGATGGGCAGCCGGTCTGGGAACGGCATGTCATTTGGGATGACACCTATAATACGGTGATCACGGAAGCGCGCCACGTGCCTGCGGATTTCTTCGAAAACGGGGTGCCGTCCTGCGAAGCCGTGACCGACACCGCAAGTCTGGTGAATGATCTTCCACGTCTTGAATAG
- a CDS encoding LacI family DNA-binding transcriptional regulator has translation MSKPTVHDIAREAGVSLATVDRVLNSRPGVREKTVKRVKDAVQKLGYTRDIYAANLARQRRYEFVFVLPRGPSQFLVALRDAILETAAGPLSDRANIRILSAPYSDPVAVDKVFRQIEQEQVDGVAIMGNETPMVRDGIARLKARNVVVVALVTDQTNSARDHFVGIDNTAAGRTAGVLMGRFVGDRAGKVAVVVNTMQARDMVQRRMGFDDVMAERFPHIQVLPSVEGRDDHELTARVTEQCLRLNEDVVGLYCVGAGLRGVTQVLRGRGQAHDLVVVGHDLTPHARDALEAGVVDVIINQNAGHIARSAMRVLRAHCDGVEVIASQEKIRIEIVLRENLT, from the coding sequence ATGAGCAAACCGACTGTACATGACATCGCGAGAGAGGCCGGCGTCAGCCTGGCCACGGTGGATCGTGTGCTCAACTCCCGGCCGGGCGTCCGCGAAAAGACCGTCAAGCGGGTGAAGGATGCGGTGCAAAAGCTGGGTTATACCCGCGATATCTATGCGGCCAATCTTGCGCGCCAGCGACGCTACGAGTTCGTGTTTGTTCTGCCGCGGGGGCCAAGCCAGTTTCTGGTGGCTTTGCGGGACGCGATCCTTGAAACGGCGGCGGGACCGCTGTCGGACCGGGCAAACATTCGCATTCTGTCCGCGCCATATTCGGACCCCGTAGCCGTCGACAAGGTGTTTCGTCAGATCGAGCAGGAACAGGTTGATGGCGTTGCAATCATGGGCAACGAAACCCCCATGGTGCGGGACGGCATCGCGCGGCTGAAGGCCAGAAATGTCGTGGTCGTGGCCTTGGTCACCGACCAGACGAACTCGGCCCGGGATCATTTTGTTGGAATTGACAATACCGCGGCTGGTCGAACAGCGGGTGTGCTGATGGGCCGTTTCGTGGGGGATCGCGCGGGAAAGGTTGCCGTCGTCGTCAACACCATGCAGGCCCGTGACATGGTGCAGCGTCGGATGGGGTTCGACGACGTCATGGCAGAGCGCTTTCCGCATATCCAGGTGCTGCCTTCGGTCGAAGGTCGGGATGACCATGAATTGACGGCCAGGGTGACCGAACAATGTCTGCGACTGAACGAGGACGTTGTCGGGCTTTATTGTGTCGGCGCTGGCCTGAGAGGCGTGACCCAGGTCTTGCGGGGCAGGGGCCAGGCGCACGATCTTGTCGTGGTCGGACACGATCTGACGCCCCACGCCCGCGATGCGCTCGAAGCGGGGGTTGTCGACGTCATCATCAATCAAAATGCCGGCCACATCGCCCGCAGCGCGATGCGGGTTTTGCGCGCGCATTGCGACGGGGTGGAGGTGATCGCGTCGCAGGAGAAAATCCGGATCGAGATTGTCTTGCGGGAGAATTTGACCTGA
- a CDS encoding chemotaxis protein CheB, with the protein MKDRNAEQLTIIGIGSSAGGLEAIRELVATLPSDVPVTYVVVQHMSPNHKSLMTELVARETSLEVKDVEDGIEPQPNTIYVTPPKTDVIFSAGKLHLIQPSPELSSPKPSVDRFLSSLADSHGEHTVAVILSGTGTDGAYGVQAIREAGGITIAQDRESAKYDGMPTAAVQTGCVDLILSPLDIGTHLTKILSSPRDFDAFRRSEVERSPLSSLLQILLARTRVDFREYKQTTVGRRIERRMLALGIDNQDDYVEFCRDNPSAVDALFKDLLISVTRFFRDRAQFEQLNAMLPKLIDADKAGPLRVWIAGCATGEEAYSIAILFAEALGGPKVILKNHVQIFATDIDREALQVARRGSYGLAALNDIPDYLADQYLLREKDGVRVIDNVRSAVLFSEHNVCQDPPFQNIDLICCRNLLIYFGNNLQQKVMSRFHYSMKATSLLFLGTAESVAGSDDLFIQDTQASHIYRKRSIKRVDQAPISGRRFGPANKRISPPDEEYRAETTDRQLFEALAMSLGQNSILVTDDFSIARVYGEISKFIEVKSTTSLKMHLDLLRSPLREEARSLITLSLKHNEPRSGVRHLLAEGDDATIRLDVYPIIAKAINESAALLVFKPMEADRRQLSEGPVQADEDDVASERIRSLESEVATTREALQQTIEELETSNEELQSLNEELQSTNEELQATNEELETSNEELQSTNEELITVNEELQVTAAELTARSSELTSVLESAPFAMLVVDNALQVSHATNAAIRLFDMQLPISSPHVSQCKLPDGFPSFAPICNEALRLGQSVKLEFSSGGARVMLNCSPYFDPRGQILGVTMVISDFPGLARELETILNNTELMIMNRTADGKILRISSNSAKAMKTTRAQAEGSMLSDFLDEETTNSILSGDRSVLDGEKDHSHETYQIRAKNEEKSSWVKLDRIIHRGYDWEEPSIYAIGTDVSDEIYAAEEARLAYENMAKLQDFAETGFWSIDLEQDRLQWSPEVYRLHGVTPGDFKPSVESALSFYSDDHRDELKSLLDRVREEGGEFRKRLSIVQADGAKLDVEILGLAQRDEADKVVQIMGFFRRAATGGSGGDAAG; encoded by the coding sequence GTGAAAGACCGTAACGCCGAACAATTGACTATTATCGGCATTGGCTCTTCCGCAGGTGGACTTGAAGCAATACGCGAACTGGTCGCCACTTTGCCATCCGACGTGCCGGTGACGTATGTCGTGGTCCAGCACATGTCGCCCAACCACAAAAGTCTGATGACCGAGCTTGTTGCACGGGAAACGAGCCTCGAAGTCAAAGACGTCGAGGATGGGATCGAGCCGCAGCCCAATACGATTTATGTGACGCCGCCAAAGACGGACGTGATCTTTTCCGCAGGAAAACTGCACCTTATCCAGCCCAGCCCCGAACTGTCTTCTCCGAAACCATCGGTGGACCGTTTCCTGTCCAGCCTGGCAGACAGCCATGGCGAGCATACCGTCGCCGTGATCCTGTCCGGAACCGGGACGGACGGCGCCTATGGTGTGCAGGCCATCCGCGAGGCGGGCGGCATCACGATTGCCCAGGATCGCGAAAGCGCCAAATACGACGGAATGCCAACGGCGGCCGTTCAAACCGGATGTGTCGATCTAATCTTGAGCCCGCTCGACATCGGCACGCATCTGACCAAAATTCTGTCATCCCCCCGCGACTTTGATGCCTTTCGCCGAAGCGAGGTTGAACGCAGCCCGCTCTCAAGTCTGCTGCAGATCCTGTTGGCGCGGACGCGCGTTGACTTCCGTGAATACAAACAAACCACGGTCGGGCGGCGGATCGAGCGCCGTATGCTGGCGCTTGGTATCGATAATCAGGACGACTATGTCGAGTTTTGCCGTGACAATCCAAGCGCCGTTGATGCGCTGTTCAAGGATCTGCTGATCTCTGTCACACGGTTTTTCCGGGATCGCGCCCAGTTCGAGCAGTTGAACGCGATGCTGCCCAAGCTGATCGACGCCGACAAAGCGGGTCCGCTTCGTGTCTGGATCGCGGGTTGTGCGACCGGCGAAGAGGCATATTCCATCGCCATTCTGTTCGCCGAGGCCCTTGGCGGTCCCAAGGTCATACTGAAGAACCACGTCCAGATCTTTGCAACCGACATAGACCGCGAGGCGCTGCAGGTGGCCCGCCGCGGCTCTTATGGTCTTGCTGCGTTGAACGACATTCCCGACTATCTGGCCGACCAGTATCTTCTGCGTGAGAAAGACGGCGTGCGCGTAATCGACAACGTACGGTCGGCGGTCCTGTTTTCCGAACACAATGTCTGTCAGGATCCACCCTTTCAAAACATCGACCTGATCTGTTGCCGAAACCTGTTGATCTATTTCGGCAACAACCTCCAGCAGAAGGTGATGTCGCGTTTTCACTACTCGATGAAAGCCACCTCCCTTCTGTTCCTCGGAACGGCGGAAAGCGTCGCCGGCTCGGACGATCTTTTTATTCAGGACACCCAAGCCTCTCATATCTATCGCAAAAGATCGATCAAGCGGGTTGACCAGGCGCCGATTTCCGGTCGCCGGTTTGGTCCCGCGAACAAGCGCATCAGCCCACCGGACGAAGAGTATCGCGCCGAAACAACGGACCGGCAGCTTTTCGAAGCACTGGCCATGTCGCTGGGCCAAAACTCCATCCTTGTCACCGACGACTTTTCGATTGCCCGGGTTTACGGGGAGATCAGCAAGTTTATCGAGGTCAAGTCCACCACCAGTCTGAAAATGCATCTGGACCTCTTGCGCAGCCCCCTGCGCGAAGAGGCGCGCAGCCTTATCACGCTCTCGCTGAAACACAACGAACCGCGATCCGGCGTGCGCCACCTTTTGGCCGAAGGGGACGACGCTACGATCCGTCTGGACGTCTATCCGATCATCGCGAAAGCGATCAACGAAAGTGCCGCGCTTCTGGTGTTCAAACCGATGGAAGCGGATCGGCGCCAACTGAGCGAAGGTCCCGTACAAGCGGACGAGGATGACGTCGCGAGCGAGCGGATCAGGTCGTTGGAATCGGAGGTCGCGACCACCCGCGAAGCCTTGCAGCAAACCATTGAAGAGCTTGAGACCTCTAACGAGGAGTTGCAATCGCTGAACGAGGAACTGCAATCCACCAATGAGGAATTGCAGGCCACCAATGAAGAGCTTGAGACCTCCAATGAGGAACTCCAATCCACCAACGAAGAGCTGATCACGGTCAATGAGGAACTGCAGGTCACGGCGGCGGAACTGACCGCTCGATCCAGCGAGCTGACCTCGGTTCTGGAAAGCGCGCCTTTCGCAATGCTTGTGGTCGACAATGCCTTGCAAGTGTCGCATGCGACCAATGCGGCCATTCGGCTATTCGACATGCAACTGCCGATCTCAAGCCCGCATGTCAGCCAATGCAAGCTGCCGGACGGCTTTCCCAGCTTCGCGCCGATCTGCAATGAGGCGTTGCGGCTGGGTCAGTCGGTCAAACTTGAGTTTTCGTCCGGCGGCGCGCGCGTGATGCTGAACTGCTCCCCTTACTTCGATCCACGCGGGCAAATCCTGGGCGTGACGATGGTGATCAGCGACTTCCCGGGTTTGGCGCGGGAGTTGGAGACGATCCTCAACAATACAGAATTGATGATCATGAACCGGACCGCGGACGGTAAGATCCTGAGGATCAGCTCAAATTCCGCCAAAGCCATGAAGACGACCCGCGCGCAGGCCGAGGGCAGCATGTTGAGCGATTTTCTGGATGAAGAGACGACCAACTCAATCTTATCTGGCGACCGGAGTGTCCTGGACGGTGAAAAAGATCATAGCCACGAGACGTATCAAATCAGGGCCAAAAACGAGGAAAAGTCGTCCTGGGTCAAGCTCGATCGGATCATCCATCGCGGTTATGATTGGGAAGAGCCTTCGATCTATGCCATCGGTACGGACGTCTCGGATGAGATTTACGCGGCAGAGGAGGCGCGGCTTGCCTATGAGAATATGGCCAAGCTGCAGGACTTTGCCGAGACCGGTTTCTGGTCGATCGATCTTGAGCAGGACAGGCTCCAATGGTCTCCGGAAGTGTATCGGCTACACGGCGTGACACCGGGTGACTTTAAGCCCTCTGTGGAAAGTGCGCTGTCGTTTTATTCGGATGATCACCGGGATGAGTTGAAATCCCTTCTGGACCGCGTACGGGAAGAGGGGGGCGAGTTCCGCAAGCGTTTGAGCATTGTTCAGGCGGATGGTGCGAAGCTTGACGTCGAGATCCTTGGCCTCGCGCAGCGCGATGAGGCGGACAAGGTTGTGCAGATCATGGGGTTCTTCCGCAGAGCCGCGACTGGCGGATCTGGGGGCGATGCAGCAGGCTGA
- a CDS encoding heavy metal translocating P-type ATPase has translation MQRHKDLTIGIENLNCASCAARVEKVLTGANSVEEVYVNLANKTVRISPGPELRLSSLTSTLKDAGYPPRTQTLRFSVSNMSCASCLSRVEAAFQAVPGVLSTDVNLVRNEARVEIIDGLTDPQTLQAAAQTAGYPAKLATTDQVEADPTATEITHLRRIVLISALLTLPVFILEMGGHMVPAFHHWIARSIGHETSWMIQFALTTLVLAWPGRLFLIQGSRSLMKGAPDMNALVALGTSAAWMFSVLALFVPSALPAGTRAVYFEAAAVIVTLILLGRFLEARAKGQTGQAIRRLVGMRPKTARIRVGDVFETRPVDLIEKANLIQVRPGERIPVDGIVIEGSSYVDESMITGEPKPVAKSQGADVVGGTVNGTGSFVFEATKVGDETALAQIIRMVEDAQGAKLPIQGLVNRITLWFVPAVIAVAAVTVLIWLFFGPEPTLSYALVAGVSVLIIACPCAMGLATPTSIMVGTGRAAELGVLFRQGDALQRLQNVNVVAFDKTGTLTRGHPAVTEVLVMDGFDEADILRRVAALEARSEHPIAKAITARANEQALGATECTGFEAVAGLGAAGFVDGQRILVGSHHLMAQEGIDLGATRAIGDDLAADGKTPVYAAIDGRLAALIAVADPLKPEAARAIAALHDAGIKTAMVTGDTVRTAENVARQLGIDTVTADVRPDGKVDAVRQLRTTYGDIAFVGDGINDAPALAEADVGIAIGTGTDVAIETADVVLISDDPTAVTRALHVSRRTMRNIRQNLFWAFSYNIMLIPVAAGLLYPLFGVLLSPMLAAGAMAASSVFVLFNALRLRWITPPTMSASSPVAAARALHPEPAQ, from the coding sequence ATGCAACGGCACAAAGACCTGACGATTGGCATTGAGAATCTGAACTGCGCCTCGTGCGCGGCGCGCGTCGAAAAGGTTCTGACGGGCGCAAACAGCGTTGAAGAGGTCTATGTGAACCTGGCGAACAAAACGGTTCGGATCTCGCCAGGGCCGGAACTTCGCCTGTCGTCGCTCACGAGCACGCTAAAGGATGCAGGCTATCCACCGCGCACCCAAACGCTTCGGTTTTCCGTTTCGAACATGTCCTGCGCGTCCTGCCTGTCCCGGGTAGAGGCGGCCTTTCAAGCCGTGCCCGGCGTGCTGAGCACGGATGTCAATCTGGTTCGGAATGAAGCGCGAGTTGAGATCATCGATGGTCTGACCGATCCGCAGACATTGCAAGCGGCGGCACAGACGGCGGGCTACCCGGCCAAGTTGGCCACAACCGACCAGGTGGAGGCAGATCCGACCGCGACAGAGATCACGCACCTGAGACGCATAGTTCTTATCTCGGCCCTTCTCACATTGCCGGTCTTCATATTGGAGATGGGCGGTCACATGGTCCCGGCTTTTCACCACTGGATTGCGCGCAGCATCGGTCACGAGACCAGTTGGATGATCCAGTTCGCGCTGACGACACTGGTTCTCGCCTGGCCGGGCCGCCTCTTTCTGATCCAGGGCAGCCGTTCTTTGATGAAAGGCGCGCCGGACATGAATGCGCTGGTGGCCTTGGGCACGTCAGCGGCCTGGATGTTCTCAGTGCTTGCGCTTTTCGTTCCCTCGGCACTGCCGGCGGGCACACGTGCGGTATATTTCGAGGCGGCAGCGGTCATTGTCACGCTGATCCTGCTTGGTCGGTTTCTTGAAGCCCGCGCCAAGGGCCAAACTGGTCAGGCCATTCGCCGCCTCGTCGGCATGCGACCGAAAACCGCCCGCATCCGCGTCGGCGATGTCTTCGAAACGAGGCCGGTGGATCTGATCGAAAAGGCGAACCTTATCCAGGTCAGGCCCGGCGAACGGATTCCCGTGGATGGCATCGTGATCGAGGGCAGCTCTTACGTTGACGAAAGTATGATCACGGGAGAGCCAAAGCCCGTAGCCAAGTCGCAGGGCGCGGACGTGGTCGGCGGTACGGTTAACGGCACCGGATCCTTCGTCTTCGAAGCGACCAAGGTTGGCGATGAGACGGCACTGGCCCAAATCATTCGCATGGTCGAGGACGCGCAGGGTGCAAAGCTTCCGATCCAGGGCCTCGTCAACCGGATCACATTGTGGTTCGTGCCTGCGGTCATCGCCGTGGCGGCGGTTACGGTGTTGATCTGGCTGTTCTTCGGTCCCGAGCCGACCCTGAGCTATGCGCTGGTCGCCGGCGTATCGGTTCTGATTATCGCCTGCCCCTGCGCAATGGGTCTCGCAACGCCGACTTCTATCATGGTCGGCACGGGGCGCGCGGCTGAGCTGGGCGTGCTGTTTCGACAAGGCGATGCCTTGCAGCGTCTTCAGAATGTGAACGTCGTGGCCTTCGACAAAACCGGCACGCTGACAAGGGGGCATCCCGCCGTGACAGAGGTGCTTGTTATGGACGGCTTCGATGAAGCCGACATACTTCGCCGGGTCGCAGCACTTGAGGCGCGGTCAGAGCACCCGATTGCAAAGGCGATCACGGCACGCGCGAACGAACAAGCCCTAGGCGCCACCGAATGCACCGGGTTCGAGGCCGTTGCGGGACTGGGCGCTGCGGGATTTGTCGATGGCCAGCGCATTCTGGTGGGGTCGCATCACTTGATGGCGCAAGAAGGGATTGATCTGGGAGCAACCCGGGCGATCGGGGATGATTTGGCCGCCGACGGCAAGACCCCGGTTTACGCCGCCATTGACGGGCGCCTTGCCGCGCTGATCGCGGTTGCGGATCCACTGAAACCCGAGGCCGCGCGCGCAATCGCCGCCCTGCACGATGCTGGGATCAAAACCGCCATGGTGACGGGCGATACGGTGAGGACCGCCGAGAATGTTGCGCGGCAACTTGGCATCGACACGGTCACGGCGGATGTTCGGCCCGACGGAAAGGTCGATGCCGTGCGGCAGCTCAGGACAACCTACGGCGACATTGCCTTTGTCGGCGACGGTATCAACGACGCGCCCGCTCTGGCCGAGGCAGATGTCGGGATTGCTATCGGCACGGGGACCGATGTTGCCATCGAAACGGCGGACGTCGTTCTGATCTCGGATGATCCGACCGCCGTCACCCGCGCCTTGCATGTCAGCCGCAGAACCATGCGCAATATCCGGCAGAACCTCTTTTGGGCCTTCAGCTACAACATCATGCTTATTCCGGTGGCCGCGGGTCTTCTTTATCCTCTCTTTGGCGTGTTGTTGTCGCCGATGCTGGCGGCAGGCGCCATGGCGGCATCCAGTGTGTTTGTCCTTTTCAACGCCTTGCGGTTGCGGTGGATCACACCACCCACCATGTCAGCCTCTTCACCGGTCGCAGCCGCGCGCGCTCTGCACCCGGAACCCGCGCAATAG
- a CDS encoding sulfotransferase: MTVAALLAGLLAFVVMLRVLRAQQVASGVLDTARGAMAVMSDRHISDEEKERRMRRASVQMFRSFAVILGIGIVSLAVPSGIVWAGAALGLYALDHALAVALGWPFILASAGLAIAIWYLLERQRKASEAVVSDDLPYSPLDQALHAYAFASPERHRMLGDMESRLFSRSIDLDQAARPVFVTSLPRAGTTMLLEALAAHRDLASATYRHMPFTMAPLLWGRFSGLFRKPAERAERAHGDGIEVGFDSPEAFEEMIWMTFWKEHYQGASIVPWSADRRDPEFEAFLRRHMAKIVQAKGGAASRYVSKNNANIARLPLLQDMFPNGHFVIPIRSPWSQINSLRRQHLRFLDLHRREPFSRTYMEGIGHLEFGATLKPIAFEGAYHDPAGAEDLSFWLHYWISAYEAILNTLPSGAVIVDHDRLSANPRPHLAMLADRIELTNPADLEDMAKQFKASRLSEPASGLPPALVRRAKDLHGHLKDLALSPEQEIGT, encoded by the coding sequence GTGACGGTCGCGGCGCTTCTGGCAGGCCTTTTGGCCTTTGTGGTCATGCTGCGCGTGTTGCGCGCGCAGCAGGTGGCGTCGGGGGTGCTGGACACCGCGCGCGGTGCGATGGCCGTGATGTCGGACCGGCATATCTCGGACGAGGAGAAAGAGCGCCGCATGCGTCGCGCGTCGGTCCAGATGTTCCGAAGCTTTGCGGTTATCCTGGGCATTGGCATCGTGTCGCTTGCCGTGCCAAGTGGGATCGTGTGGGCCGGCGCGGCGCTGGGCCTTTATGCGCTGGATCATGCCTTGGCCGTCGCTCTGGGCTGGCCGTTCATTCTGGCCTCTGCAGGGCTCGCCATCGCGATCTGGTACCTGCTTGAACGTCAGCGCAAGGCCAGCGAGGCGGTCGTATCCGACGATCTGCCTTACAGCCCGCTTGATCAGGCGTTGCACGCATATGCCTTCGCCTCGCCCGAGCGGCATCGCATGCTGGGAGATATGGAATCGCGCCTCTTTTCGCGCTCCATTGACCTTGACCAGGCGGCACGTCCCGTTTTCGTGACCTCCCTGCCTCGCGCCGGGACAACCATGCTCCTCGAAGCACTGGCGGCACATCGGGATCTGGCCTCTGCAACCTACCGGCATATGCCCTTTACGATGGCGCCCCTATTGTGGGGTCGGTTCTCGGGGCTTTTCCGCAAGCCGGCCGAACGTGCGGAACGCGCGCATGGCGATGGGATCGAGGTTGGGTTCGACAGCCCCGAGGCCTTCGAAGAGATGATTTGGATGACGTTCTGGAAAGAACATTACCAGGGCGCTTCGATCGTTCCTTGGTCGGCAGATCGCAGAGACCCGGAGTTCGAGGCCTTCCTGCGACGCCATATGGCCAAGATCGTTCAGGCCAAAGGGGGTGCTGCCTCTCGCTATGTCTCGAAGAACAACGCAAATATCGCTCGTCTGCCCTTACTCCAGGACATGTTCCCAAATGGGCATTTCGTGATCCCGATCCGGTCCCCCTGGTCGCAGATCAACTCGCTGCGCCGTCAGCACCTTCGGTTTCTGGATCTACACCGTAGAGAGCCCTTTTCGCGCACCTACATGGAAGGTATCGGCCATCTGGAGTTTGGCGCGACCCTCAAGCCCATCGCGTTTGAAGGAGCCTATCATGATCCTGCGGGAGCAGAGGATCTGAGTTTCTGGCTGCACTACTGGATCAGCGCCTACGAGGCGATCCTGAACACGCTTCCCAGCGGTGCGGTCATCGTGGACCATGATCGTCTCTCGGCCAATCCGCGCCCGCACCTGGCCATGCTGGCGGATCGGATCGAACTGACAAACCCGGCGGATCTGGAGGACATGGCCAAGCAGTTCAAGGCGTCCAGGCTGAGCGAGCCTGCGTCGGGTCTGCCGCCTGCTCTGGTCCGTCGGGCCAAGGATTTGCACGGGCACTTGAAGGATCTGGCGCTTTCGCCTGAACAGGAGATCGGGACGTGA
- the cueR gene encoding Cu(I)-responsive transcriptional regulator: MNISDVAQKSGLPPKTIRYYEDIGLIKPPRDTNGYRAFRETDMHKLTFLGRARALGFTIDDCRTLLALWEDRQRASADVRALATGHLVQIEAKIADLKAMRDTLATLIDACAGDGRPDCPILETLGDANTP, translated from the coding sequence ATGAACATCAGCGATGTCGCCCAAAAGTCGGGACTGCCCCCAAAAACGATCCGGTATTACGAGGATATCGGTCTCATCAAACCGCCGCGTGACACGAATGGCTATCGTGCGTTCCGCGAAACCGACATGCACAAGCTGACATTCCTGGGCCGCGCCCGTGCCCTCGGTTTCACCATCGACGACTGCCGGACGTTGCTCGCTTTGTGGGAGGATCGGCAACGTGCCAGCGCGGACGTCAGGGCCCTGGCGACCGGCCATCTGGTACAAATCGAAGCAAAAATCGCTGATCTGAAGGCGATGCGCGATACCCTCGCGACGCTGATTGATGCTTGCGCCGGCGATGGACGCCCCGATTGCCCCATTCTGGAAACACTGGGCGATGCCAACACGCCATAG
- a CDS encoding TIGR03084 family metal-binding protein, whose product MQQAEDFRRETDALANILANLSEDAFELETQFKAWMIGDVIGHLHMFNVAAEVTLKGPKTFNTFFTPFQQALERGSTFVEAQRPWLGALKGTELFETWLSTAHRVADLYAKADPKQRVAWAGPDMSALSSISARQMETWAHGQEVFDVLGRERYETDRIRNIVHLGAATFGWSFINRDLVVPQNVPHLRLSAPSGAIWTWNKPSRHNVIEGPAVAFAQVVTQVRNIADVDLDVTGETAHRWMEIAQCFAGAPSDPPVPGSRRKAGRVFQVSANN is encoded by the coding sequence ATGCAGCAGGCTGAGGATTTTCGCCGGGAAACGGATGCTCTTGCCAACATCCTGGCCAACCTTTCCGAAGATGCTTTTGAGTTGGAAACGCAGTTCAAGGCATGGATGATTGGCGATGTGATTGGGCATTTGCATATGTTCAACGTGGCCGCGGAAGTGACCCTGAAAGGGCCTAAAACCTTCAACACATTCTTCACGCCGTTTCAGCAGGCCTTGGAGAGAGGCAGCACGTTCGTCGAAGCACAGCGGCCATGGCTTGGCGCCCTCAAAGGCACTGAATTGTTTGAGACCTGGCTGAGTACGGCACATCGCGTTGCCGATCTCTACGCGAAGGCCGATCCGAAACAGCGAGTGGCTTGGGCCGGACCGGATATGAGCGCGCTCTCCAGCATATCGGCACGGCAGATGGAGACTTGGGCTCATGGTCAGGAAGTCTTCGACGTGCTTGGGCGCGAGCGTTACGAAACCGACCGCATCCGCAACATCGTGCACTTGGGTGCCGCCACGTTCGGATGGAGCTTCATCAATCGGGACCTGGTCGTTCCTCAAAACGTTCCGCACTTGCGACTGTCCGCGCCGTCCGGCGCAATCTGGACCTGGAATAAGCCCAGCCGGCATAATGTGATCGAGGGCCCCGCAGTGGCCTTTGCGCAGGTCGTCACGCAGGTTCGCAACATCGCTGATGTGGACCTTGACGTAACCGGTGAAACTGCGCATCGCTGGATGGAGATCGCGCAATGCTTTGCAGGAGCCCCTTCAGATCCGCCTGTCCCGGGATCCCGCAGGAAGGCCGGGCGTGTTTTTCAAGTCAGCGCCAACAACTGA